Proteins from a single region of Candidatus Delongbacteria bacterium:
- a CDS encoding BatD family protein: MRHAALLFWLMVLGAGPVRAAAFHARLGLEGDLVQITYVLEEAKGQVGEPDFPEFKGLNLVSGPAVGTSYRIVNGVSSQEKTWSFSFLPESEQARKIGPARIRVNGALLTSESLTVPGRSEKQAAGERPLRLSFEVEPRRPVVGQAMRLRLRLDFSVNVRGYDQPALGSAPGFVVEALERPAQPEVSQRTVGGQTWNTAILGEWLLFPVREGSLHLPPVTLQVQVEEAQSRKRRDPFDFFGSSLFNRLKTLAVSTDPLNFSVAPLPAGAPVEFNGAVGSFTLRAAPDKTTLKAGEALTLTVTLEGAGNVAGLEAPTIRHSPDLERYDTQTESDFRPGPRGQTGRRVFKTLFVPRVPGEQRIEALAFAFFDPATGSFKRLSAGPWTLQVSPGDGSVNLPGAQGPGGQQVTSYGQDIRQLLPTPRELPLRQAPVHHRWPWLLGLALALAWVPGAALLARRRARLAELAPALRGRSALRRARTRLKAAGSQAALQEEILRSYLADRLGRAATGLLLEDCLRELALRGADAALKRELEETWRRLEFQRYGGGAGDSGPGLLTLLERLEAWFRAGEQPTPRPPRAARVLPGLLLLVILSASAGAATPEERFEAARQAYEVGDFPAAAQGWQALLDEGYGGLELVYNLGNAWYRCGDSGRAVLNWERALALQPLDRDARANLEIIRPSLADRFEAPVRLPIWDTLDGWLALLPTALLAWGGLLFALAAAGVAGVRYVQPERRLSPTLRLLFSVLLVPALLTLSLLALQDRRQVHSPRGVILPAKVEVRTAPSAGSTAQFDLHTGTVVRLARESAAGWREIVLPDGRSGWVPVGSLEAVHLSLPSRPGPRARGVGELDR; encoded by the coding sequence ATGAGACACGCCGCGCTGCTGTTCTGGCTGATGGTCCTGGGCGCCGGCCCCGTGCGGGCGGCGGCCTTCCATGCCCGCTTGGGTCTGGAGGGCGACCTGGTGCAGATCACCTACGTCCTCGAGGAGGCCAAGGGGCAGGTGGGGGAACCCGACTTCCCCGAGTTCAAGGGCCTCAACCTGGTGTCCGGGCCGGCCGTGGGCACCAGTTACCGGATCGTCAACGGCGTCTCAAGCCAGGAGAAGACCTGGAGTTTCAGTTTCCTGCCGGAATCCGAGCAGGCCCGGAAGATCGGTCCGGCCCGCATCCGCGTGAACGGCGCGCTGCTGACCAGCGAATCGCTGACGGTGCCCGGCCGCTCGGAGAAGCAGGCTGCGGGTGAGCGTCCGCTGCGCCTGTCCTTCGAGGTGGAGCCCCGCCGGCCCGTGGTGGGCCAGGCCATGCGCCTGCGCCTGCGGCTGGACTTCAGCGTCAACGTGCGCGGTTACGACCAGCCCGCGCTGGGCTCGGCCCCGGGCTTCGTGGTGGAGGCGCTGGAGCGTCCGGCCCAGCCGGAGGTGAGCCAACGCACCGTCGGCGGGCAGACCTGGAACACGGCGATCCTGGGTGAGTGGCTGCTCTTCCCCGTCCGCGAGGGCAGTCTGCATCTGCCGCCCGTCACCCTGCAGGTCCAGGTGGAAGAGGCCCAGTCGCGCAAGCGGCGCGATCCCTTCGACTTCTTCGGCTCCTCGCTCTTCAACCGACTCAAGACCCTGGCGGTCTCGACGGATCCGCTCAACTTCAGCGTCGCGCCGCTGCCCGCCGGAGCGCCGGTGGAGTTCAACGGCGCGGTGGGCAGCTTCACCCTGCGCGCCGCCCCGGACAAGACCACGCTCAAGGCCGGCGAAGCTCTGACCCTGACCGTTACCCTGGAGGGCGCGGGCAACGTGGCGGGGCTAGAGGCGCCGACGATCCGCCACTCGCCGGATCTCGAGCGCTACGACACGCAGACGGAATCCGACTTCCGGCCCGGCCCGCGCGGGCAGACCGGCCGCCGGGTCTTCAAGACGCTCTTCGTGCCCCGGGTGCCCGGCGAGCAGCGCATCGAGGCCCTGGCCTTCGCCTTTTTCGACCCGGCCACTGGCAGCTTCAAACGCTTGAGCGCCGGACCCTGGACTCTCCAGGTGAGCCCCGGCGACGGCAGCGTCAACCTGCCCGGCGCCCAGGGCCCCGGCGGCCAGCAGGTCACCAGCTATGGCCAGGACATTCGCCAGTTGCTGCCTACGCCCCGGGAACTCCCCCTGCGCCAGGCGCCCGTCCATCACCGCTGGCCCTGGCTGCTGGGCCTGGCCCTGGCCCTGGCCTGGGTGCCCGGCGCCGCCCTCCTGGCCCGGCGACGCGCACGGCTTGCGGAGCTGGCCCCGGCCCTGCGCGGCCGCAGCGCTCTGCGCCGGGCCCGCACCCGCCTGAAGGCGGCGGGCTCCCAGGCGGCCCTCCAGGAGGAAATTCTCCGCTCCTACCTGGCGGACCGGCTGGGCCGCGCGGCCACCGGCCTGCTGCTGGAGGATTGCCTGCGGGAACTTGCGCTGCGCGGCGCGGACGCGGCCCTCAAGCGCGAGCTGGAGGAGACCTGGCGCCGGTTGGAATTCCAGCGCTACGGCGGGGGCGCCGGCGACTCCGGCCCGGGCCTGCTGACGCTCCTGGAGCGGCTGGAAGCCTGGTTCCGCGCCGGCGAGCAGCCCACGCCGCGCCCGCCCCGGGCCGCCCGCGTTCTGCCGGGACTCCTGCTGCTCGTGATCCTGAGCGCTTCAGCCGGGGCGGCCACGCCCGAGGAACGCTTCGAGGCGGCCCGCCAGGCCTACGAGGTCGGCGATTTCCCCGCCGCCGCCCAGGGCTGGCAGGCCTTGCTGGACGAGGGGTACGGCGGATTGGAGCTGGTCTACAACCTGGGCAACGCCTGGTATCGCTGCGGCGACAGCGGCCGGGCGGTGCTGAACTGGGAGCGCGCCCTGGCCCTGCAGCCGCTGGACCGGGACGCCCGGGCCAACCTGGAGATCATCCGGCCCAGTCTGGCGGACCGCTTCGAGGCCCCGGTGCGCCTGCCGATCTGGGACACGCTGGACGGCTGGTTGGCCCTGCTGCCCACGGCCCTGCTGGCCTGGGGCGGACTGTTGTTCGCCCTGGCGGCCGCAGGGGTGGCCGGCGTGCGGTATGTTCAGCCGGAGCGGCGTTTGTCCCCGACCCTGCGCCTGTTGTTCAGCGTGCTGCTGGTGCCGGCCCTGCTGACCCTGTCGCTGCTGGCCCTGCAGGACCGGCGCCAGGTCCACTCGCCCCGGGGCGTGATCTTGCCGGCCAAGGTGGAGGTGCGCACGGCTCCCTCCGCCGGGTCCACGGCCCAGTTCGACCTGCACACGGGCACGGTGGTCCGGTTGGCGCGGGAGAGCGCCGCGGGTTGGCGCGAAATCGTGTTGCCCGACGGCCGCAGCGGCTGGGTCCCGGTGGGCAGTCTTGAAGCCGTTCACCTGAGTCTGCCAAGCCGGCCTGGGCCGCGGGCACGAGGAGTGGGAGAACTGGATCGATGA
- a CDS encoding SPOR domain-containing protein — MKAHILWTGLLALCLGCLRSAVSPDAEAGDPARPAANTPRSASSQASGLPVEAGSGDQAEGLDLLRLPERELLLNASWRRSPAPAPPPAAAVAERGAVDKAAARRPDERADSPARAERQPFLRSPMETPEPARPADPPVQVAPRPTSPAPATPPPAAEDRPAPPPARETRRAAAPAPVTAPVPDEPERLAPASRESAEFDGPDLLDAEEAAAREEEAGQAPAEIPIPADARFQIQIMSTSDPEQAEDMRMQAFLVFPGEHVEVVWDPPNYKVRVGALVTQEAAVDLKRRALRLGFQNAWVVPRRQP; from the coding sequence ATGAAAGCGCACATCCTCTGGACCGGTTTGCTGGCGCTCTGTCTGGGCTGCCTGCGGTCCGCCGTCTCGCCGGACGCGGAGGCGGGTGATCCGGCCCGCCCGGCCGCGAACACACCGCGTTCCGCTTCGTCCCAGGCGTCGGGACTGCCCGTGGAAGCCGGCAGCGGCGATCAGGCGGAGGGACTGGACCTGCTCCGGCTGCCCGAGCGCGAGCTGCTCCTGAATGCCAGCTGGCGGCGCAGCCCCGCCCCCGCGCCGCCCCCGGCGGCCGCCGTGGCCGAGCGCGGCGCTGTCGACAAGGCGGCCGCCCGCCGCCCGGACGAGCGGGCGGACTCACCGGCCAGGGCCGAGCGCCAGCCCTTCCTGCGCTCCCCCATGGAAACGCCCGAACCGGCGCGGCCGGCGGATCCCCCCGTGCAGGTCGCCCCGCGTCCCACGAGCCCGGCCCCGGCGACTCCACCGCCCGCGGCGGAGGACCGGCCCGCCCCGCCCCCGGCCCGGGAGACGCGGCGGGCCGCAGCCCCGGCCCCGGTGACCGCCCCGGTTCCCGACGAACCCGAGCGGCTGGCCCCCGCCAGCCGGGAAAGCGCGGAATTCGACGGTCCGGATCTGCTGGACGCCGAGGAAGCGGCGGCCCGGGAAGAGGAGGCCGGCCAGGCCCCGGCGGAGATTCCCATTCCCGCGGACGCGCGCTTCCAGATCCAGATCATGTCCACCAGCGACCCGGAGCAGGCGGAGGACATGCGCATGCAGGCCTTCCTGGTCTTTCCCGGCGAGCACGTGGAGGTGGTCTGGGACCCCCCCAACTACAAGGTGCGGGTGGGCGCGCTGGTCACCCAGGAGGCGGCGGTGGACTTGAAGCGCCGGGCGCTCCGCCTGGGCTTCCAGAATGCCTGGGTGGTGCCGCGCCGCCAGCCCTGA
- a CDS encoding VWA domain-containing protein, with protein MMRFAHPWLLWLLASLPLLAVLAWREAGRPARLLAAHGGADTLRRLLPGWSRGRSRAKGLLGLLALALWILAAAGPQIGTRRVDVQRKGVDVVVAVDVSQSMAAQDLAPDRMARARHSIRQLLEQLQGDRVALLPFSGSAFLQHPLTSDYSLSGLFTDLLKPGLIPVAGTDLGGAIRRALLTYQESSPGERVLIILSDGEDFEDNWRPALAEAREAGVVIHTVGLGTPEGAPVPDPGWPGAYKLDRAGSIVLSRLDESVLQELATEGGGTYQRSTPGGDELVKILERIGEMEGRELGSRLYAGWQERFPVFLVPGLLLSLLAWAWPARRAARVGLGLALMLAVAPARADHVTRNNQALKAYGKGEFGAAAEGFGQSLAARETAQSRFNLGDALYRSGDLEGAAAQYRQVAGQAGSGAGRELAARAWANLGRVLLDQQQLDAACQALEESLVLKPDLPQARHNLELALRRQEQEQQQQKQSGDSKQDQKQDQKQDQQQDGKPEPKPGDSSPSQDGKPQPGQDGQPQPQEGQEQAGDSSAAPPQRIDPAQLQQLLNSLEAQEREAQERQLKRMPGQGRKVEKDW; from the coding sequence ATGATGCGCTTCGCCCACCCCTGGCTGCTCTGGCTGCTGGCCAGCCTGCCGCTGTTGGCCGTGCTGGCCTGGCGCGAGGCCGGTCGGCCGGCCCGCCTGTTGGCCGCCCATGGCGGCGCGGACACGTTGCGCCGCCTGCTGCCCGGCTGGTCCCGGGGTCGCAGCCGGGCCAAGGGCCTGCTGGGGCTGCTGGCACTGGCCCTCTGGATCCTGGCCGCCGCCGGCCCGCAGATCGGCACCCGGCGCGTGGACGTCCAGCGCAAGGGCGTGGACGTGGTGGTGGCCGTGGACGTGAGCCAGTCCATGGCGGCCCAGGATCTGGCCCCGGACCGGATGGCCCGTGCCCGGCATAGCATCCGTCAGCTGCTCGAACAGCTGCAGGGTGACCGCGTGGCCCTGCTGCCCTTCTCGGGCTCGGCCTTTCTGCAGCACCCGCTCACCAGCGACTACTCGCTCTCTGGCCTGTTCACCGACCTGCTCAAACCCGGCCTGATCCCCGTCGCCGGCACGGATCTGGGCGGCGCCATCCGCCGGGCCCTGCTCACCTATCAGGAGAGTTCGCCGGGCGAGCGCGTGCTGATCATCCTCTCCGACGGCGAGGACTTCGAGGACAATTGGCGCCCGGCTCTGGCCGAGGCGCGCGAGGCGGGCGTGGTCATCCACACGGTGGGGCTGGGAACACCCGAAGGCGCGCCGGTGCCCGATCCGGGCTGGCCCGGAGCCTACAAGCTGGACCGCGCCGGGAGCATCGTCCTCTCGCGGCTGGACGAGAGCGTCCTGCAGGAACTGGCGACGGAGGGGGGCGGCACCTACCAGCGCTCCACGCCCGGCGGTGACGAACTGGTGAAGATCCTCGAGCGGATCGGCGAGATGGAGGGCCGGGAACTGGGCAGCCGCCTCTATGCAGGCTGGCAGGAGCGCTTTCCCGTCTTCCTGGTGCCGGGCCTGCTGCTCAGCCTGCTGGCCTGGGCCTGGCCCGCCCGGAGGGCGGCGCGGGTCGGGCTGGGGCTCGCGCTGATGCTGGCCGTCGCCCCCGCCCGGGCCGACCACGTGACCCGCAACAATCAGGCGCTGAAGGCCTACGGCAAGGGCGAGTTCGGCGCAGCCGCCGAGGGCTTCGGCCAGTCGTTGGCCGCCCGCGAGACGGCCCAGTCGCGCTTCAACCTGGGGGATGCGCTCTACCGCAGCGGGGATCTGGAAGGCGCCGCGGCCCAGTACCGCCAGGTGGCGGGCCAGGCCGGCAGCGGCGCGGGGCGCGAGCTGGCCGCCCGGGCCTGGGCCAACCTGGGCCGCGTGCTGTTGGATCAGCAGCAGCTGGACGCCGCCTGCCAGGCGTTGGAGGAGTCGCTGGTGCTCAAGCCGGACCTCCCCCAAGCGCGGCACAACTTGGAGCTGGCCCTGCGCCGTCAGGAGCAGGAGCAACAACAACAGAAGCAATCGGGCGATTCCAAGCAGGACCAGAAACAGGACCAGAAACAGGATCAGCAGCAGGACGGCAAGCCGGAGCCAAAACCGGGCGACTCGTCGCCTTCGCAGGATGGCAAGCCCCAGCCCGGCCAGGACGGGCAACCCCAACCCCAGGAAGGGCAGGAACAGGCCGGGGACAGCAGCGCCGCGCCGCCCCAGCGCATCGATCCGGCCCAGCTCCAGCAGCTGCTCAACTCGCTGGAGGCCCAGGAGCGCGAGGCCCAGGAACGCCAGCTGAAACGAATGCCCGGGCAGGGTCGCAAGGTGGAGAAGGACTGGTAG